GCCTACAGGTAACCCTTCTACTAATGTCCATTCATCTAAGCCTATCTCCAATTTATCTAAAGCCATCCTTGTATCTTTATTCATAGATTTATTATCTAATGTTTCTAATTTTTCTCCAAATATTTTACTTATAATATTCTTTTTTGTCTTTTCTCTATTTAATTTAATATTTTCAGTGATGGTAAAACCAGGAATCAACATAAACTCTTGATGAACCATTCCAATTCCATTTTTCATAGCTTCATTTGGAGAATCTATATTTACTATTTCTCCATCAATCATTATATCTCCAGAAAATCCTCCTGTGGATTGAATAACTGGCATACCAAATAATATATTCATTAATGTGGACTTTCCCGCACCATTTTCACCTAATATAGCATGTATCTCTCCTGATTTAATTGATAAATTTATATTTTTTAACACTTTATTTTTAAAATATTCTTTTTCTATATTTTTCATTTCCAATATATAATCACTCAAATTAATACCCCCTTATTTTATCAAAGAGTAATTAAATAAGGCTACCAAAGTACAGGCAACCTTATTTTTATTAACTATTAAAAGTCTATAAAATCAGACAATATCATCAAATAGTTATCGTAAGTTTTCCCTGTATTTTCATCAGTATAAGGTACAATAGTCATACTTGGCTCTACTCCAGCTCTATCTTCTACATACTCATAAAATACTTCTGTTACTTTATCTGTATCTAATCTATTTTCAATATCACCTTCTAGATATGCTTTTGCATATTCTGCTCCTGCCTCAACAAACATCATGTTCATAGGTACAGGCCATGTAGAAAATCTTCCCTTTCCGCCACCTTCTTCAATTTTTTTAGATATTTCAGAAGATACATAGTTTATATCACCTTTTTTATCTTCAGGAATTTCTATTCCTAATGCTCCTGGATATCCATGGAATGGAGATGGACAACATTGCTGTGGTAAAATTGCCCCTTCATTTAATGCTGATTTAATAAGAGGTTCTTGCATTGCACAATTAGTTGCAAATAAAGCTGTATCTTCTCCATATTCTTCTATTTTTCTTGGAACATCTTCTAATATAAATTGTTGTGCTCCTGATACACCTGCATCACCTGTAGGGTCTGGTGCAGTAGCATCTACAAATTCCATGTCTAATTTTTCTGCAGTTTGCTTGAATAAATCTCTTCTTTGAGCTAGTAGTGCATATGACATATGTCTTGGGAATGAATAGTGAACAAAAGTCTCAGCACCTTGTTTTTTTGCTTGTTCAACAACAGCTGTACCCATTCCTAATTCATCCATTTGAAATACTACATCAGCTTTAGAAGCTATCATATTTGGATCTTCTCCAGCAGTACCAACTATAAATAATATATCTTCTCTCGTTTCTCTAACCTTATCTATAGCTGCTGATGTTCCTGGAACACCTTGTACTATTACAATAGCTTTTATGTCCTGATCGGAAGCCATACTTACAATATTTGCAATTGTTGTTTCTTGTTCTTTCATAAATTGGTCAGGATATGTTTGTATAACTACTTTATCTTCACCATATTTTTCTAATACACTTTCAGCAGCTCTATATTCTTCCTCATTCTGAGATACAGTACCTGTCATAATACCAATCTTCCATGAAGATTCAGATTTAGATTTTGAATTTTCTGAATCATCTCCGCATGCTGACAAACTTATAGTCATAATTAAAATCAATAAAACACTTATTAATTTTTTCAATGAAATTCCCCCTTTTATTAAAATTCTTTAGCTAAAATAAATTAAAAACCTCCCCCTTTATTCTAAATTTATATTTTTGTTATTTTTAAAAGTATATTCTATGACTAAAGATATATTACAGAAATTTAGATGAAATAAAAAAATACCTTCAATTTTATTGTGTTAACACAATAAAATTGAAGGTATTTCAAATATTTATTCCATTTCTTCTGGAATTTCCCAGTTATGATACACTTCTTGAACATCATCATTATCTTCAATAGCATCTATAAGTTTTTCCATGTTCTTCATATCTTTAGATTCTTCTAATTTAGTTTGAGTTTGAGGAATAAAAGATACCTCTGCTGTAGAAAACTTATATCCTTCACTTTTTAATGATTCTCTAACATCTTTGAAATCTTCTGGAGAAGTTGTAATTTCAAAATATTCATCTTCCGCTACAAAGTCTTCAGCACCAGCCTCAATTGAATTAAGCATTATTTCTTCTTCATCTATATCTTCATTTCTATCTATTATAAGTATTCCTTTTCTATCAAACATAAAAGATACACAACCAGTTGCACCTAGATTACCGTTATATTTAGAAAAATAATGTCTTATATCTGCTGCAGTTCTATTTTTATTGTCTGTTAAACATTGAACCATTACAGCAACACCATTA
The DNA window shown above is from Senegalia massiliensis and carries:
- a CDS encoding DUF3798 domain-containing protein; this encodes MKKLISVLLILIMTISLSACGDDSENSKSKSESSWKIGIMTGTVSQNEEEYRAAESVLEKYGEDKVVIQTYPDQFMKEQETTIANIVSMASDQDIKAIVIVQGVPGTSAAIDKVRETREDILFIVGTAGEDPNMIASKADVVFQMDELGMGTAVVEQAKKQGAETFVHYSFPRHMSYALLAQRRDLFKQTAEKLDMEFVDATAPDPTGDAGVSGAQQFILEDVPRKIEEYGEDTALFATNCAMQEPLIKSALNEGAILPQQCCPSPFHGYPGALGIEIPEDKKGDINYVSSEISKKIEEGGGKGRFSTWPVPMNMMFVEAGAEYAKAYLEGDIENRLDTDKVTEVFYEYVEDRAGVEPSMTIVPYTDENTGKTYDNYLMILSDFIDF
- a CDS encoding YebC/PmpR family DNA-binding transcriptional regulator, which translates into the protein MAGHSKWANIKHRKGRQDAKKAKVFTKLARAITVAVKEGGDDPEYNAELSNSIEKAKAENMPNDNIDRAIKKGSGDLDGASYEEITYEGYGPNGVAVMVQCLTDNKNRTAADIRHYFSKYNGNLGATGCVSFMFDRKGILIIDRNEDIDEEEIMLNSIEAGAEDFVAEDEYFEITTSPEDFKDVRESLKSEGYKFSTAEVSFIPQTQTKLEESKDMKNMEKLIDAIEDNDDVQEVYHNWEIPEEME